A single Longimicrobiales bacterium DNA region contains:
- a CDS encoding nitroreductase: MDIFDAITARRSIKRFTDRAISEESIKQMLSMAVLAPNHRMTEPWRFYVLGPEARAAYGHALGLRKAKRVEDPQAAQDVVEKVSATHCALPAMLAVSMMRDENPEILEEDYAATYMAIQNLCLAACAMGLGTHVKTGAIMDDPNGRSAVGAGEGERIVATISLGEPADMPAPKSRQSAADFTTWVP, encoded by the coding sequence ATGGATATTTTCGACGCCATCACAGCTCGTCGCTCGATCAAGAGGTTCACCGACCGAGCCATTTCCGAAGAGTCCATTAAGCAGATGCTGTCGATGGCCGTCCTGGCGCCGAACCACCGCATGACTGAGCCGTGGCGTTTCTATGTCCTCGGCCCCGAAGCGCGCGCGGCGTACGGCCATGCGCTTGGGCTCCGAAAGGCGAAACGAGTCGAGGATCCTCAAGCTGCTCAGGACGTGGTGGAGAAGGTCTCGGCGACGCATTGCGCTCTTCCCGCCATGCTGGCCGTCAGCATGATGCGCGACGAGAATCCGGAGATCCTCGAAGAGGATTACGCCGCGACGTATATGGCGATTCAGAACCTCTGTCTCGCGGCGTGCGCGATGGGCCTTGGAACACATGTAAAGACTGGCGCGATCATGGATGACCCGAACGGTCGATCGGCCGTCGGCGCAGGCGAGGGCGAGCGTATCGTGGCAACGATCAGTCTTGGCGAACCGGCCGATATGCCGGCGCCGAAATCCCGACAGAGCGCGGCGGACTTTACCACATGGGTGCCGTGA
- a CDS encoding amino acid permease → MSFRKELGRFDTAMVVVGGIIGAGIFINPYIVAQRLDSPALVMAAWIAGGVVALAGALTFAELGTLFPKAGGHYAYLRTAYHPLAGFLYGWGLLLMIEGGAIAAVGITFAEYTLRLVGRPETDGRVLTALAIAVVAAINYVGVKPGSRVLNTFVVLKLLPLGLLIGAGLFLPLGAEAPGAVGAVTGSGATGDPPLLLFAFGAAMIPVMFSYGGWQNANYVAEEMKDPVRDLPIGLLAGTGLVVVVYGLVNVVYLRTLGHAGLAATQTPASDAARLLFGDTGDNLITLGIAVSTFGFLNLTMLAPTRVYYAMARDGLFPESVARLHPRFATPSVAIVIQSVWAVVLVFTGTYGQLVDYVVSADWIFFGAAGASLFVFRRKFPLEDRAEGVFVTPLYPLVPGLFVAVSILIVASVLWTNPVRSGIGLGLLAAGVPAYLFWSSRIQPSSGHSE, encoded by the coding sequence GTGTCGTTCCGCAAGGAGCTGGGCCGCTTCGATACGGCGATGGTTGTCGTCGGCGGAATTATCGGTGCGGGGATCTTCATCAATCCCTATATCGTCGCGCAGCGACTCGACTCCCCGGCCCTGGTCATGGCCGCGTGGATCGCCGGCGGAGTCGTAGCTCTGGCCGGTGCACTCACCTTCGCGGAACTGGGTACGCTCTTCCCTAAGGCTGGCGGACACTACGCCTACCTGCGGACCGCCTACCACCCACTGGCAGGATTCCTCTATGGATGGGGCCTTCTGCTGATGATCGAAGGTGGAGCCATCGCGGCGGTCGGGATCACCTTCGCGGAGTACACACTCCGCCTCGTCGGCAGGCCTGAAACGGATGGTCGCGTGCTGACCGCATTGGCCATCGCCGTCGTCGCCGCGATCAACTACGTCGGGGTGAAGCCGGGAAGCAGGGTGCTCAACACATTCGTAGTCCTCAAATTGCTCCCACTCGGACTGCTCATTGGAGCGGGCCTGTTCCTCCCGCTCGGCGCGGAGGCACCCGGAGCTGTCGGAGCGGTGACCGGCAGCGGCGCCACGGGCGACCCGCCGCTACTTCTCTTTGCGTTTGGGGCGGCGATGATTCCCGTGATGTTCTCCTATGGTGGATGGCAGAATGCCAACTACGTCGCCGAGGAGATGAAGGACCCGGTCCGGGACCTCCCGATCGGACTACTGGCCGGGACCGGCCTGGTCGTAGTCGTCTACGGCCTCGTGAACGTCGTCTACCTGCGAACGCTGGGGCACGCCGGATTGGCGGCCACTCAGACGCCGGCGTCCGACGCGGCGCGGCTCCTGTTCGGAGACACTGGCGATAATCTGATTACGCTGGGCATCGCCGTATCCACGTTCGGATTCCTCAATCTCACCATGCTTGCACCGACACGAGTGTACTACGCCATGGCGAGGGACGGACTCTTTCCGGAGAGCGTCGCTCGACTCCACCCCAGATTCGCCACGCCGTCCGTGGCAATTGTGATCCAGTCCGTATGGGCAGTCGTGCTGGTCTTCACCGGGACCTACGGCCAGCTCGTCGACTACGTCGTGTCGGCGGACTGGATCTTCTTCGGAGCCGCGGGCGCGAGCCTGTTCGTGTTCCGGCGGAAATTCCCACTGGAGGATCGAGCCGAAGGCGTGTTTGTCACGCCACTCTATCCACTCGTCCCGGGCTTATTCGTTGCGGTGTCCATTCTGATCGTGGCCAGCGTCCTGTGGACGAACCCGGTGCGATCCGGTATCGGACTCGGCCTGCTCGCGGCCGGGGTGCCCGCTTACCTTTTCTGGAGTAGCCGGATCCAGCCCTCTTCGGGACACTCGGAATGA
- a CDS encoding pyridoxal phosphate-dependent aminotransferase, producing the protein MSDSSWPTTWAPYMTWSKHHSKASCDLTGSNLLPCTLDELPGAREAMDLYGRNDDGWPPLVRAIATRYGVDEAQVGTGPGASGANFLALAALLRPGDTLLAEWPGYDPHMGAARFLGAQVNTFERGWAQDFSLDPAQVEAALTSDTKAIILTNLHNPSGVYAEPEALSAVGDLARSVGAKVIVDEVYLDALEGVEQSPAATRDDVFISTNSLTKSYGLAGVRVGWMLADPETTERALRIRDVVDAVGSIPSETIGVLAFQHLDALLDRARGILGPGATLFRTFVEGRDELEWVPPLGGSVGFPRLKGATDATPFVDMAMSDFDVGVTPGRFFGAREHFRVAVAGEYEVLERGLVALGQALDQWSDRGA; encoded by the coding sequence ATGAGCGACAGCAGTTGGCCCACCACCTGGGCGCCCTACATGACCTGGTCGAAGCATCATTCGAAGGCATCCTGTGACCTGACCGGATCGAATCTCCTGCCGTGTACACTGGACGAGCTTCCCGGGGCCCGGGAGGCCATGGATCTTTATGGTCGAAACGACGACGGGTGGCCACCGCTCGTGCGTGCGATCGCGACCCGCTACGGCGTCGACGAGGCCCAAGTCGGAACAGGGCCGGGGGCATCGGGCGCGAACTTCTTGGCACTCGCGGCTCTGCTACGCCCGGGCGACACGCTGCTCGCTGAGTGGCCGGGGTACGACCCACACATGGGTGCAGCGCGTTTTCTAGGAGCTCAGGTCAACACCTTCGAGCGCGGATGGGCACAGGACTTCAGCCTCGATCCAGCTCAGGTTGAGGCAGCTCTCACGAGTGATACCAAGGCCATTATTCTGACGAATCTACACAACCCATCGGGCGTGTACGCCGAGCCTGAAGCCTTGAGCGCAGTGGGTGATCTCGCGCGCTCCGTCGGTGCGAAGGTCATCGTCGACGAGGTCTATCTCGACGCCCTCGAGGGTGTAGAGCAGTCACCGGCCGCCACCCGAGATGACGTCTTTATTTCGACGAACAGCCTCACCAAGTCCTACGGCCTCGCCGGAGTTCGCGTTGGATGGATGTTGGCAGATCCTGAGACGACGGAGCGTGCGCTGCGTATCCGCGATGTGGTCGACGCAGTCGGATCGATTCCCTCTGAAACGATCGGGGTCCTGGCCTTTCAGCATCTCGACGCGCTTCTGGATCGAGCACGGGGCATCCTCGGACCGGGAGCGACTCTGTTTCGGACCTTCGTCGAAGGACGCGACGAGCTCGAATGGGTTCCTCCCTTGGGCGGATCGGTCGGGTTTCCAAGACTTAAGGGCGCCACAGATGCTACTCCGTTCGTCGACATGGCCATGTCCGACTTCGATGTGGGGGTGACGCCTGGGAGATTCTTCGGCGCTCGCGAGCACTTCCGTGTTGCCGTCGCCGGGGAGTACGAAGTGCTGGAACGGGGTCTGGTGGCCTTGGGCCAGGCGCTGGACCAATGGAGTGACCGAGGCGCCTGA
- a CDS encoding amidohydrolase — MILTGGYVAVVDDSFYVAETVVIRDGRVLAVGGNELTNTYVAERTVELLGRLVVPGFNDSHTHIRGSAPRHIDLGGVESIAAIQSLIRAKATELGEGEWITGYGWSEDELVEDRRPLRGDLDAAAPANPVILTRAGGHSGVANSLALSLADIDDSTPQPEGGVIELGDDGRLNGVIRERHGLVSRHVPDATPEEIRASQIEMLRNQLELGITSFIQAGETPKGYARWKSIYDEVGEGLPRATVQIRWSSAARLAEFGQITGDGNDRLRVGAIKVLVDGGFTGPAAYTLEPYKGESEYRGLLNVPESELRALISEAHALGWQLGFHAIGDAAIELTVDALTDALDENPRTDHRHYLNHFTVPPPVETLDLMAQYNIAIAQQPNFTYTLEGRYVANLDGDRLAHNNPVRGPMDHGIFMALGSDILPIDPLVGLYAAVTRKGMSGEVFGPEEAISIEDAIRGYTANGAWLTFEEESKGTLEPGMLADVVVLSENLLTLDPENIMEVEVDMTIVGGRVLFERPDGNQ; from the coding sequence TTGATTCTGACCGGCGGCTACGTGGCGGTCGTAGACGACTCGTTCTATGTGGCGGAGACGGTTGTCATCCGCGATGGCCGGGTGCTCGCAGTTGGTGGGAACGAACTCACCAACACGTACGTAGCCGAACGCACGGTAGAGCTGCTCGGACGGCTCGTTGTCCCCGGCTTCAACGACTCCCATACCCACATTCGAGGCAGCGCACCTAGACATATCGACCTCGGTGGTGTCGAGTCCATTGCAGCCATCCAGTCGCTGATCAGGGCAAAAGCCACCGAACTCGGTGAGGGAGAGTGGATCACTGGCTATGGATGGAGCGAGGATGAATTGGTTGAGGACCGGCGACCTCTGCGAGGGGACCTCGATGCGGCGGCACCCGCAAACCCGGTCATCCTCACCCGGGCTGGTGGTCACAGCGGCGTCGCGAATTCTCTCGCCCTGTCTCTCGCGGATATCGACGACAGCACGCCTCAGCCTGAAGGCGGAGTCATCGAGCTCGGCGACGACGGACGACTCAACGGTGTCATTCGAGAGCGGCATGGACTGGTCAGCCGCCACGTACCCGATGCGACGCCCGAGGAGATTCGTGCGAGCCAGATCGAGATGCTGAGGAACCAACTTGAGCTCGGGATCACGAGTTTCATTCAGGCCGGAGAAACGCCCAAGGGATACGCGCGGTGGAAAAGCATCTACGACGAGGTCGGAGAAGGACTCCCGCGTGCTACCGTTCAGATTCGATGGAGCAGTGCTGCCCGCCTCGCAGAGTTCGGTCAGATCACCGGAGACGGCAACGATCGCCTTCGCGTAGGCGCTATCAAAGTGCTCGTCGACGGTGGATTCACGGGACCCGCAGCATACACCCTTGAGCCCTACAAAGGAGAGTCGGAATACCGCGGTCTGCTCAATGTGCCGGAGAGCGAGTTACGGGCGTTGATCAGCGAAGCGCATGCCCTCGGCTGGCAGCTTGGATTCCATGCAATCGGAGATGCGGCGATTGAGCTCACCGTCGATGCCCTTACCGACGCACTCGACGAGAACCCTCGCACAGACCATCGGCACTACCTGAATCACTTCACCGTGCCGCCACCCGTTGAGACCCTGGACCTCATGGCTCAGTACAACATTGCCATCGCCCAGCAACCGAACTTCACCTACACGCTGGAGGGCCGGTACGTCGCGAACCTCGACGGCGACCGCCTGGCCCACAACAACCCGGTCCGCGGCCCCATGGACCATGGCATCTTCATGGCCTTGGGAAGTGACATTCTCCCGATCGATCCGCTTGTCGGCCTTTACGCGGCGGTGACACGAAAGGGAATGTCCGGCGAGGTGTTCGGTCCGGAGGAGGCGATCAGCATCGAGGATGCCATCCGAGGGTATACCGCGAACGGAGCCTGGCTGACCTTCGAGGAGGAATCCAAGGGCACTCTCGAGCCCGGGATGCTCGCCGATGTCGTCGTGCTTTCGGAGAATCTTCTCACCCTCGATCCGGAGAACATCATGGAGGTCGAAGTAGACATGACCATCGTAGGAGGTCGAGTCCTGTTCGAGAGGCCGGACGGCAACCAGTGA
- a CDS encoding CRTAC1 family protein gives MTTSRLLLLSVLMTACGGDREPEPLHFALVQPALFEAGGALTDAWADIDLDNDPDRFVGFNDAPSRLYRNDMIGGFADIAPEIGLAIDRSIRTSAWGDFDADGDPDLLLGFAGDAPVTALYRNDRDDGFVNVASEVGLELEEGTTRQASWIDFDEDGDLDLFLGMRDRENHLFENRGGDGFLDVAEAVGVADTRRTVGAVWFDTGGGRLDLMVANMNGDANALYFQTEDGFVEALHLSGLREGGRALGDEAQGSVRPCVVDFDGDGELDLFFANYGPNGLLVLQTDGTWLNVAPRFGLAIDSRYDTCAWGDFDNDGSIDLYVNGTVGVEHYRDWLMRRNDGEAFVDVTPPEILNLNASHGATWVDYDLDGDLDLALAGAAEDGMHHLVQNLLRPEYSWHSLKVRILDGDGHATRAGSEVRLYAAGSDRVLGTRIMDTGSGYDSQSDLPVHFGVPGGQPVDVEITILVAGQRRSIRLEGIDPRDFRGVPLSIKIGPNGVISP, from the coding sequence GTGACGACTTCTCGACTGCTTCTGCTCAGCGTGCTTATGACCGCGTGCGGCGGGGACCGAGAGCCTGAGCCGCTTCACTTTGCGCTTGTTCAGCCAGCGCTCTTCGAAGCAGGCGGTGCCCTGACTGACGCGTGGGCCGACATCGATCTGGACAACGACCCAGATCGTTTCGTCGGCTTCAACGACGCTCCGAGCCGACTCTACCGGAACGACATGATCGGCGGGTTTGCGGATATCGCACCCGAGATCGGACTCGCGATCGACCGCTCGATCCGCACATCGGCGTGGGGGGACTTTGATGCCGACGGGGATCCAGACCTGCTTCTCGGTTTTGCAGGAGACGCGCCGGTGACGGCCCTCTATCGCAACGACCGCGACGATGGATTCGTGAACGTGGCGTCCGAAGTGGGACTTGAGCTTGAAGAAGGCACGACGCGCCAGGCTTCCTGGATCGACTTCGATGAAGATGGAGACCTGGATCTGTTCCTTGGCATGCGTGATCGGGAGAACCATCTGTTCGAGAACAGAGGTGGCGACGGATTCCTGGATGTCGCCGAGGCAGTGGGCGTGGCGGACACTCGACGCACGGTGGGGGCGGTCTGGTTCGATACGGGTGGCGGACGACTCGACCTCATGGTCGCAAACATGAACGGCGACGCAAACGCTCTGTACTTCCAGACTGAGGATGGCTTTGTGGAGGCGCTTCATCTGTCCGGCCTGCGGGAAGGAGGGAGGGCCCTGGGCGACGAAGCTCAAGGGTCGGTTCGTCCCTGTGTCGTCGACTTCGACGGGGACGGCGAGCTCGATCTCTTCTTTGCGAACTATGGCCCGAACGGGCTTCTCGTCCTCCAGACCGATGGGACCTGGCTGAACGTGGCTCCCCGCTTCGGCCTCGCGATCGACTCTCGGTACGACACCTGTGCCTGGGGCGATTTCGACAACGACGGCTCGATCGACCTTTATGTGAACGGCACGGTAGGCGTGGAGCACTATCGGGACTGGCTCATGCGCAGGAACGACGGAGAAGCGTTCGTCGACGTCACTCCCCCGGAGATCCTAAACCTGAACGCGAGTCACGGGGCGACCTGGGTAGACTACGACCTCGATGGTGATCTCGACCTCGCACTCGCCGGAGCGGCCGAAGATGGAATGCATCACTTGGTCCAGAATTTGCTGCGGCCCGAATACTCCTGGCACTCGCTCAAGGTGCGGATTCTCGACGGTGATGGGCACGCGACCCGCGCCGGATCAGAGGTTCGGCTCTATGCGGCCGGGTCCGATCGCGTGCTAGGCACGCGTATCATGGACACCGGCTCGGGCTATGACTCGCAGTCCGATCTTCCGGTTCATTTCGGCGTTCCGGGCGGCCAGCCTGTCGATGTCGAGATCACGATTCTCGTTGCCGGACAACGGCGCTCGATTCGACTCGAGGGCATCGATCCACGTGACTTCAGAGGCGTTCCACTTTCCATCAAGATCGGTCCGAACGGTGTGATCAGCCCGTAG